In Antennarius striatus isolate MH-2024 chromosome 8, ASM4005453v1, whole genome shotgun sequence, a single window of DNA contains:
- the haspin gene encoding serine-rich adhesin for platelets — MKPLKPVYMKTYGKQRRRLSAWISPDDRKQAFDSSRSTDGDASVFESSKPVKGVRISTAAHRRVLRPAKAKAMLCLSEMSFGESNIPATGCIQADQQIKKKSLRNKKRSVSSDKTAPPSRRKALLHLTKTSSDEENISRSSSAQNIQLRKKPRVLMRQKGQKFPGTSESDESASTSNSLKSSRTDSTVNRRSASRFVTRRRRVVSAQPKPSKSTSGTPNSSDDFTSGGFGPCRNLRPLRKKRLLATFETSSTENLENAVDVASFGLKPFRELSLNELADPSVALQPRTPIFCSTPSAGLLSKRPRLKLLSTTDKSAFSPSKSVSCIAGGSPFREAVHSRPQHTGLQSQENLLSSLGELEPSGDLFVSNRHACSEEAKSHDEDVMKIDEGLESLHLLSADDTEKSSRFVSAAGGSDWLMEALKEKCLTRRCSVKLKTLCSLSAAQLSAQTNYSSCLELELSRQKCIESINLSQSSEPSLGLHLSDTQKTNDTSAEHSLSEAAAVKKACLSQKCSVQFPRLRLSDAGLIYNKRSVHSSAGPSNKSDGAQITEGPEDVTCSGEAGGRRMESVRDRTNINLVSQTQLPDPKEEVKMLSAMLKKKCLNSKSEVVIEKLTLLQLKEILQHRQVKLTSDNDEQTKICLPSETRGANNRKDNACAVKVHVEKDGSAISDVRIDLGKAKVVRNCNVPDKAKRTSVAPRERKRNSVSTDRSGTSRKVCVSGLSVSRWRNKGNVSALMFRRNRTEDCSISELITTNKQTMERLDNTRIFSTPIRASRLSLSSLLADLTPDTHTWSRLKAALSVHRKVLLTPKTPRLLASGRRARDQFADVSQDLFASPFRSALPKRLRSQLHDFEVDCEDADLSDAEKVYAECGQTCPLPWEECIIPQYMKHCVKIGEGTFGEVFSTTSTSGQTVAFKIIPVEGSEQVNGEDQKTFGEILHEIIISKELSSLKEKQQNQTLGFIGLNTLHCVKGCYPPDFLKAWDRFDKLKGSENDRPDFFENDQIFIILEFEFGGKDLENSNGTLTSLVVAKSILHQVTAALAVAEQELHFEHRDLHWGNVLVKTTKQKTGSFLLNGAAHSFETKGVLVRIIDYSLSRLEIDDLTVSCDISKDDELFMGHGDYQFDIYRLMRQENGNDWSEYHPHTNVLWLHYLCSKLLSMKYRQPGGRAAKDTREALTRFYDNVLQCSSATEALQNCPMFQ; from the exons ATGAAGCCATTAAAGCCCGTTTACATGAAGACTTACGGTAAGCAGAGGCGAAGACTGTCCGCCTGGATCTCACCTGACGACCGTAAGCAGGCCTTCGACAGCTCCCGATCGACAGATGGAGACGCCTCCGTGTTTGAGTCTTCAAAACCCGTCAAGGG AGTGAGGATTTCTACTGCTGCTCATCGCAGGGTGCTCCGTCCTGCAAAGGCCAAGGCCATGCTGTGTCTGTCTGAGATGAGCTTTGGTGAAAGTAACATCCCCGCCACTGGATGCATTCAAGCTGACCAACAGATCaagaaaaagag TCTCAGAAACAAGAAGCGGAGTGTTTCCAGTGATAAAACAGCGCCTCCCTCCAGGAGAAAAGCGCTGCTACATCTTACAAAGACAAGCAGCGATGAGGAGAACATCAGCAGATCTTCTTCTGCTCAGAACATTCAGCTGCGCAAAAAACCCAG AGTGTTGATGAGGCAGAAAGGCCAGAAGTTTCCAGGAACCAGTGAGAGTGACGAGTCAGCATCAACTTCAAACAGTCTGAAAAGCTCAAGGACAGATTCTAC tgTTAACCGCCGTTCTGCAAGTCGCTTCGTAACTCGCCGGAGACGTGTTGTTAGCGCTCAGCCCAAACCATCTAAATCGACTTCTGGTACGCCGAACTCTTCTGACGACTTTACTTCTGGAGGCTTCGGTCCCTGCAGAAACCTTCGACctttgaggaagaagaggctcCTGGCCACATTTGAGACATCGAGCACTGAGAATTTAGAAAACGCTGTGGACGTCGCCAGTTTTGGACTCAAACCCTTCCGAGAACTCTCCCTAAATGAGTTGGCAGATCCCAGCGTTGCACTCCAACCCAGGACGCCCATATTTTGCTCGACACCGTCAGCAGGTCTCTTGTCAAAACGGCCACGTCTTAAACTTTTATCCACAACTGATAAATCTGCGTTTTCTCCATCCAAGTCAGTGAGCTGTATAGCCGGGGGAAGCCCATTTCGAGAGGCGGTGCACTCACGACCGCAGCATACCGGGCTTCAATCGCAAGAAAACCTGCTGTCAAGTTTGGGTGAACTAGAACCGTCTGGGGATTTATTTGTTTCTAACAGACACGCCTGCAGTGAGGAAGCCAAAAGCCAcgatgaagacgtgatgaagatcGATGAAGGACTAGAAAGTCTACATCTGCTCTCTGCAGATGACACTGAAAAGAGCAGTCGCTTCGTGTCGGCGGCAGGGGGGTCGGACTGGCTGATGGAGGCGCTGAAGGAGAAATGTTTGACCAGACGCTGCTCCGTCAAACTAAAAACATTGTGCAGTCTTTCTGCGGCTCAGCTGTCCGCTCAAACAAACTACTCATCCTGTTTAGAATTAGAACTTTCAAGACAAAAATGCATTGAATCTATTAACCTTTCACAGTCGTCAGAACCGTCACTCGGTCTTCATTTATCGGACACTCAGAAAACAAACGACACCTCAGCTGAACACTCGTTATCTGAGGCCGCAGCAGTAAAGAAGGCATGCCTTTCTCAGAAATGCTCAGTTCAATTCCCAAGGTTGCGTTTATCAGATGCAGGTTTGATTTATAACAAGAGGTCTGTTCATTCAAGTGCAGGACCATCTAATAAAAGTGATGGTGCACAAATCACCGAAGGTCCAGAAGATGTCACGTGTTCGGGAGAAGCCGGTGGAAGAAGGATGGAGTCGGTCAGAGACCGAACAAATATCAATTTAGTGTCTCAGACCCAACTTCCTGACCCAAAAGAAGAGGTTAAAATGCTGTCGGCGATGCTCAAGAAGAAATGTCTAAATAGCAAATCTGAAGTTGTGATTGAGAAATTAACTTTGTTACAGTTGAAAGAGATTCTTCAACACAGACAAGTAAAACTGACCTCAGACAACGATGAACAGACAAAGATTTGCCTCCCGTCTGAGACTCGAGGCGCTAACAACCGGAAGGATAACGCCTGCGCCGTAAAAGTCCACGTGGAAAAAGATGGCTCGGCTATTTCGGATGTCAGGATCGATCTGGGAAAAGCAAAAGTTGTTCGGAACTGTAACGTTCCCGACAAAGCGAAAAGGACCTCTGTGGCAcctagagagagaaaaaggaataGCGTGTCCACAGACCGATCTGGGACGTccaggaaggtgtgtgtgagcggtcTGAGCGTGAGTCGCTGGAGGAACAAGGGCAACGTCAGCGCGCTGATGTTCAGACGCAACAGAACGGAGGACTGCAGCATCAGTGAGCTgatcacaacaaacaaacagacaatg GAGCGGCTGGATAACACCAGGATTTTCTCCACCCCGATCAGAGCGAGTCGGCTCagcctctcctctctgctggcCGAcctcacacctgacacacacacctggagtcGACTCAAAGCTGCTCTCTCCGTTCATCGCAAGG TGTTACTCACACCAAAGACTCCACGTCTGCTGGCGTCCGGCCGTCGTGCAAGAGATCAGTTCGCCGACGTCAGCCAGGATCTCTTCGCCTCCCCCTTTAGGTCTGCGCTCCCAAAACGGCTGCGATCGCAGCTGCACGATTTTGAG GTGGATTGTGAGGATGCAGACCTGTCGGATGCAGAGAAGGTGTACGCGGAATGTGGCCAGACGTGCCCCCTTCCCTGGGAAGAGTGTATAATTCCTCAATACATGAAACATTGTGTGAAGATCGGGGAGGGGACCTTTGGGGAAGTCTTTTCCACCACCAGCACCTCCGGACAGACTGTAGCTTTCAAA ATCATCCCAGTAGAAGGCAGTGAGCAGGTGAACGGAGAAGACCAGAAGACGTTTGGAGAGATTCTTCACGAGATTATTATCTCCAA GGAGCTGAGCAGCCTGAAAGAGAAGCAGCAGAACCAGACTCTTGGATTTATTGGACTCAATAC CCTCCACTGCGTTAAAGGCTGCTATCCTCCAGATTTCCTGAAAGCCTGGGACAGGTTTGACAAGCTGAAAGGCTCAGAGAACGACAGACCAG atttctttgaaaatgatcaaatattcaTAATCCTGGAGTTTGAGTTTGGAGGCAAAGACCTAGAGAACAGCAACGGAACG CTGACGTCTTTGGTGGTGGCAAAGAGCATCCTTCATCAGGTGACAGCTGCTTTAGCCGTCGCTGAGCAGGAGCTACACTTTGAACACAG GGACCTCCACTGGGGAAACGTGTTGgtcaaaacaaccaaacaaaagaCTGGGAGCTTCCTCCTAAACGGAGCAGCTCACTCTTTTGAAACCAAGGGGGTGCTGGTCCGCATCATCGACTATTCCCTCTCTAGACTAGAAATCG ATGATCTTACGGTGTCCTGTGATATCTCGAAGGATGACGAGCTGTTCATGGGCCACGGGGATTATCAGTTTGACATCTATCGACTGATGAGGCAGGAGAACGG AAACGACTGGAGCGAGTACCACCCCCACACCAACGTCCTGTGGCTCCACTATCTTTGCTCCAAGCTGCTTTCCATGAAGTATCGGCAACCAGGAGGGAGGGCCGCCAAGGACACGCGAGAGGCGCTCACTCGTTTCTATGACAACGTCCTCCAGTGCAGCTCTGCCACTGAGGCGCTGCAAAACTGCCCCATGTTTCAGTAA